The following are from one region of the Jeongeupia sp. USM3 genome:
- a CDS encoding methyltransferase domain-containing protein, whose amino-acid sequence MTGPVDCSTSFDHFAAWLATPLGQDVARQERGWYARTAADLFGYKAVQLELPQLDALATNRMSWRTIAGRSAGCALHCVPEQLPFANQSLDLLALPHVLDFCADPHAVLREVERVLVPEGRLLVTGFNPWSLWGLRKWRGGDAPWSGHFVALPRLKDWLSLLGMETVRGSFLCYGLPVQHERWIARGHLFDNAGDRWWPAAGGIYCLDAVKRVRGMRVIGPAWRGKVAVPKAKPAAAIDQVALIERLRQRAGKDRCK is encoded by the coding sequence ATGACGGGTCCCGTGGACTGCAGTACATCGTTCGACCATTTTGCCGCCTGGCTGGCAACGCCGCTAGGGCAGGACGTCGCACGGCAGGAACGCGGCTGGTATGCGCGCACCGCGGCCGACCTGTTCGGCTACAAGGCGGTGCAGCTCGAACTGCCGCAGCTCGACGCGCTGGCGACCAACCGGATGTCGTGGCGGACCATCGCCGGCCGCAGCGCCGGCTGCGCGCTGCATTGCGTGCCCGAGCAGCTGCCGTTCGCGAACCAGTCGCTCGACCTGCTGGCCCTGCCGCACGTGCTCGACTTCTGCGCCGATCCGCACGCGGTGCTGCGCGAGGTCGAGCGGGTACTGGTGCCGGAAGGGCGGCTCCTGGTGACCGGTTTCAATCCGTGGAGCCTGTGGGGGCTGCGCAAATGGCGCGGCGGCGATGCGCCGTGGTCGGGGCATTTCGTTGCGCTGCCGCGTCTCAAGGACTGGCTGTCGCTGCTGGGCATGGAAACGGTGCGCGGCAGCTTCCTGTGCTACGGGCTGCCGGTGCAGCACGAACGCTGGATCGCCCGTGGCCACCTGTTCGACAATGCCGGCGACCGCTGGTGGCCGGCCGCCGGCGGGATCTACTGCCTCGACGCGGTCAAGCGCGTGCGCGGGATGCGGGTGATCGGTCCGGCGTGGCGCGGCAAGGTCGCGGTGCCGAAGGCCAAGCCGGCCGCGGCGATCGACCAGGTGGCGCTGATCGAGCGTTTGCGCCAGCGGGCCGGCAAGGACCGCTGCAAGTGA
- the gloB gene encoding hydroxyacylglutathione hydrolase has protein sequence MLALTPLPIFDDNYIWVLHDDRHALAVDPGLAAPLERFLAGRGLQLAALLVTHHHHDHTGGLAGLVAARPGLPVYGPARVAGVNRPLTGGETVTALGRDFDVLAVPGHTLDHLAYHAAPWLFCGDTLFAAGCGRLFEGTPAQMHASLSRLAALPGDTLVCCTHEYTLSNLKFARAVEPGNADLRERETVEQARRARGLPTLPSSMALERATNPYLRCAEPGVIGAARHHGAIDDTGEEVLAAIRRWKDTF, from the coding sequence ATGCTGGCACTCACCCCGTTGCCGATCTTCGACGACAATTATATCTGGGTTTTGCACGACGACCGCCACGCGCTGGCCGTCGACCCCGGCCTGGCCGCGCCGCTCGAGCGCTTCCTCGCCGGGCGCGGCCTGCAACTGGCCGCGCTGCTCGTCACCCACCATCATCACGACCACACCGGCGGGCTCGCCGGGCTCGTCGCCGCCCGCCCCGGGCTGCCGGTCTACGGTCCGGCGCGCGTCGCCGGGGTCAACCGGCCGCTGACGGGAGGCGAGACGGTCACCGCGCTCGGGCGCGACTTCGACGTGCTCGCCGTGCCCGGCCACACGCTCGACCACCTCGCCTACCACGCGGCGCCCTGGCTGTTCTGCGGCGACACGCTGTTTGCCGCCGGCTGCGGCCGGCTGTTCGAGGGCACGCCGGCGCAGATGCACGCCTCGCTCTCCCGCCTGGCCGCACTGCCGGGCGACACGCTGGTGTGCTGTACACACGAATACACGCTGTCTAACCTGAAATTTGCCAGGGCAGTCGAGCCGGGCAATGCCGACCTTCGCGAACGCGAAACGGTCGAGCAGGCCAGACGTGCGCGGGGACTGCCGACCTTGCCGAGCAGCATGGCGCTGGAGCGGGCGACCAACCCCTACCTGCGCTGCGCCGAGCCCGGCGTGATTGGAGCAGCCCGACATCATGGTGCGATCGACGACACCGGGGAGGAAGTACTCGCAGCGATCCGGCGCTGGAAAGACACGTTCTGA
- a CDS encoding LysM peptidoglycan-binding domain-containing protein, with translation MRFLPLAGLLAGLSFASAFAAPSGLDGQLNNPQFRVTDDTSRTVDVLFGEVARVQSYDDLWGRVRAGFTMPELDDPLVEKWENYYASRPEYLNRIIERGSRYLYFVVGDVERRGMPMELALLPMIESAYNPKAESSAKAAGMWQFVPATGKQYGLERTWWYDGRRDVLAATDAALDYLDTLHGQFNDWQLALASYNWGENAVARAQKKSAANGGGTTYSDLKMPNETRNYVPKLMAVRNIIANPSAFGVTLASVPNKPYFAAITTGRHMDVQVAAELSETPVQELLKLNPGFIRPVIAYKDDRKLVIPADKVAAFQRNLANYDKPLLNWQPYVTKRGESFAQLAGQFGIDVDELKDINDIGKDSIARGQTILVPNVPGLDVSDRQTLVALHDNRAADPVDTGAGDAPLAVLKHRVTRGDTLYNIASRYGMNVADLRKLNRLDGDDVRLGTTLKVASVTRTAAGKKAPIQREYVVKSGDTLASIARKHRVDADDLKRWNPQKLSPGIRLVIYQQPG, from the coding sequence ATGCGGTTCCTTCCCCTCGCCGGGCTGCTCGCCGGCCTGAGCTTTGCCAGCGCCTTCGCGGCGCCCTCCGGCCTTGACGGCCAGCTGAACAACCCCCAGTTCCGCGTTACCGACGACACCAGCCGCACCGTCGACGTGCTGTTCGGCGAAGTCGCGCGGGTGCAGTCGTACGACGACCTGTGGGGCCGCGTGCGCGCCGGCTTCACGATGCCCGAACTCGACGACCCGCTGGTCGAGAAATGGGAGAACTACTACGCCAGCCGCCCCGAGTACCTGAACCGGATCATCGAGCGCGGCAGCCGTTACCTGTATTTCGTCGTCGGCGACGTCGAGCGCCGCGGCATGCCGATGGAGCTGGCGCTGCTGCCGATGATCGAATCGGCGTACAACCCGAAGGCCGAATCGTCGGCCAAGGCCGCCGGCATGTGGCAGTTCGTCCCGGCGACCGGCAAGCAGTACGGCCTCGAGCGCACCTGGTGGTACGACGGCCGGCGCGACGTGCTCGCAGCGACCGACGCCGCACTCGACTACCTCGACACCCTGCACGGCCAGTTCAACGACTGGCAACTGGCGCTGGCCTCGTACAACTGGGGCGAGAATGCCGTCGCCCGGGCACAGAAGAAGAGCGCGGCCAACGGCGGCGGCACGACGTACAGCGACCTCAAGATGCCGAACGAGACGCGCAACTACGTGCCCAAGCTGATGGCGGTGCGCAACATCATCGCCAATCCGTCGGCCTTCGGCGTCACGCTCGCCAGCGTGCCGAACAAGCCCTACTTCGCCGCGATCACCACCGGCCGGCACATGGACGTGCAGGTCGCCGCCGAGCTGTCGGAAACCCCGGTGCAGGAGCTGCTCAAGCTCAACCCGGGCTTCATCCGCCCGGTGATCGCGTACAAGGACGACCGCAAGCTGGTGATCCCGGCCGACAAGGTCGCCGCCTTCCAGCGCAACCTCGCCAACTACGACAAGCCGCTGCTGAACTGGCAGCCGTACGTCACCAAGCGCGGCGAATCGTTCGCCCAGCTGGCCGGCCAGTTCGGCATCGACGTCGACGAGCTCAAGGACATCAACGACATCGGCAAGGACAGCATCGCGCGCGGCCAGACCATTCTGGTGCCGAACGTGCCGGGCCTCGATGTCTCCGACCGGCAGACGCTGGTCGCGCTGCACGACAACCGCGCCGCCGACCCGGTCGACACCGGCGCCGGCGACGCGCCGCTGGCCGTCCTCAAGCATCGCGTCACCCGCGGCGACACGCTGTACAACATCGCCAGCCGCTACGGGATGAACGTTGCCGACCTGCGCAAGCTGAACAGGCTCGACGGCGACGATGTCCGCCTCGGCACGACGCTCAAGGTCGCCAGCGTCACGCGTACCGCTGCCGGCAAGAAGGCACCGATCCAGCGCGAATACGTGGTGAAATCCGGCGACACGCTGGCGTCGATCGCGCGCAAACACCGCGTCGATGCCGACGACCTGAAGCGCTGGAATCCGCAGAAGCTGTCGCCGGGCATCCGGCTGGTGATCTACCAGCAGCCGGGCTGA